CTCGGAGGGGTAGTGGTGCGCCCGTTCCGCCAGTCCAACTTTCGCTAACAGAGCTTTCGCCTGTTTTTCCGCTTCTTCTTTCTTTACGCCGCGCACGCGCAGAGGACCGAACATCACGTTTTCGAGCGCGGTCAGATGCGGGAACAGATAAAACTGTTGAAACACCATGCCGGCTTCCTGGCGAATCAGCCGTTCGTCTACTTTAGGATCGTTGACTTTCAGACCATCGACAATCAGATCGCCGGAGGTGATCTCTTCCAGTTTATTGATACAGCGTAATAACGTGGATTTACCCGAACCGGAAGGGCCGATAATCACAACCACTTCGCCCTGACGGATGTTTAAATCAATGTTATGTAGCACCTGGGTGGGGCCAAAGTGCTTGGAGACGTTTTTAAATTCAATCACAGGATTTTCATCCTTCTTTCAAGACGACGCAAAATAAAGCTCAGCACCAGCGTAATGATCAAATAGAAGACGGCCACGGCGCTCCAGATTTCCAGGGCGCGAAAGTTACCGGCAATAATTTCCTGGCCCTGACGGGTCAGCTCGGCTACGCCGATAACAATAAACAACGAGGTGTCTTTGATGCTAATGATCCACTGATTGCCCAGCGGCG
This DNA window, taken from Salmonella enterica subsp. enterica serovar Typhimurium str. LT2, encodes the following:
- the glnQ gene encoding glutamine high-affinity transporter (ABC superfamily (atp_bind); similar to E. coli ATP-binding component of glutamine high-affinity transport system (AAC73896.1); Blastp hit to AAC73896.1 (240 aa), 95% identity in aa 1 - 240); the protein is MIEFKNVSKHFGPTQVLHNIDLNIRQGEVVVIIGPSGSGKSTLLRCINKLEEITSGDLIVDGLKVNDPKVDERLIRQEAGMVFQQFYLFPHLTALENVMFGPLRVRGVKKEEAEKQAKALLAKVGLAERAHHYPSELSGGQQQRVAIARALAVKPKMMLFDEPTSALDPELRHEVLKVMQDLAEEGMTMVIVTHEIGFAEKVASRLIFIDKGRIAEDGSPQALIENPPSPRLQEFLQHVS